Proteins found in one Paenibacillus wynnii genomic segment:
- a CDS encoding sugar phosphate isomerase/epimerase family protein: MMDSLRIGTLVGGDSAVKVIPQIVSHGFESFSLTFWQTTGDTDLTETAKRVSELADKHNFVISTVGIFGNPLTNTGDNADTVASWERLIDHAHLFGTDIVSGFTGRLPGCSIDQSIPKYAEVFGELSKRAADRGLRIAFENCAMDGDWSSGDWNIAHNPTAWEMMFNAFPSDNMGLQWEPCHQMVALIDPIPQLRKWMDKVFHVHGKDATIAWDIVKEYGIHGPKPYVWHRTPGFGDTNWTDIISILRQAGYKGTIDIEGWHDPVYRDELEMTGQVHALNYLKNCRGGSFVPNPV; the protein is encoded by the coding sequence ATGATGGATTCATTAAGAATAGGTACATTGGTGGGCGGCGATTCTGCGGTTAAGGTCATTCCCCAAATCGTTTCCCACGGCTTCGAATCTTTTAGCCTAACCTTCTGGCAAACCACCGGAGATACAGATCTAACGGAAACAGCGAAACGTGTAAGTGAATTAGCGGATAAACATAACTTTGTTATTTCTACAGTGGGTATTTTCGGAAATCCTCTAACCAATACAGGTGACAATGCGGATACGGTGGCAAGCTGGGAACGGCTTATTGACCATGCCCATTTATTCGGGACGGATATAGTTTCAGGCTTTACGGGGCGTTTGCCAGGCTGTTCCATCGACCAATCCATTCCAAAGTATGCAGAAGTATTTGGAGAGCTTTCGAAAAGAGCGGCTGATCGCGGTCTGCGTATTGCTTTTGAGAACTGTGCTATGGATGGTGATTGGTCCTCCGGGGATTGGAATATTGCGCATAACCCAACAGCATGGGAAATGATGTTCAATGCTTTTCCTTCCGACAATATGGGTCTTCAATGGGAACCTTGTCATCAGATGGTGGCTTTGATAGATCCGATCCCGCAGCTGCGTAAATGGATGGATAAAGTGTTCCATGTACATGGCAAAGACGCTACGATTGCTTGGGATATTGTAAAAGAATACGGGATTCACGGTCCGAAACCTTATGTGTGGCACCGTACACCGGGCTTTGGGGATACCAACTGGACGGATATCATCTCCATTCTTCGCCAAGCCGGCTACAAAGGAACGATTGACATTGAAGGTTGGCATGATCCGGTATATAGAGATGAGTTAGAGATGACAGGTCAGGTTCACGCTTTGAATTATTTGAAAAACTGTCGGGGCGGCAGCTTTGTGCCTAATCCGGTCTGA
- a CDS encoding helix-turn-helix transcriptional regulator: protein MTNPRELKEYPQLQEKTYPFRLFFNTTLDTKVNQNILFLHWHEHFEIIVMEQGSAVFHIDSQPYEAQQGDVLIVPSGGLHVGYSLQGGDIRYVSIVIHSTLFNDWVPDPLHEKFVAPYLDNRLQFPVKPDEQNQTSSVYYSLLSGIIAEYQEKGPAYQLIIKNQLHLLFTLLSRAFLPHQQIGKPKERLSINRERFKPLLEHLEVHFTDKISIEEAAKSVNLNPYHFCKTFKKLTGRTFVDYVNVCRMDEAERLLLETHLSVTEIAGTVGCDNPNYFTKLYKQYKGLTPSQARK from the coding sequence GTGACCAATCCAAGAGAGCTTAAGGAATATCCTCAATTACAGGAAAAAACGTATCCTTTTCGCTTATTTTTTAATACAACGCTTGATACTAAAGTAAATCAGAACATCCTTTTTTTACACTGGCATGAGCATTTCGAGATTATTGTTATGGAACAGGGCAGCGCTGTTTTCCATATCGACAGCCAGCCTTATGAAGCACAGCAGGGAGATGTTTTGATTGTCCCTTCCGGGGGACTTCATGTCGGTTACAGCTTGCAAGGCGGGGATATTCGATATGTATCCATCGTAATTCACAGCACTTTATTTAATGATTGGGTCCCTGACCCGCTGCACGAGAAATTTGTTGCGCCTTATTTGGATAATCGCCTCCAGTTCCCGGTTAAACCAGATGAGCAGAATCAAACCTCGTCCGTTTATTACTCACTCTTATCCGGAATCATCGCTGAATATCAAGAAAAGGGTCCAGCCTACCAGCTCATCATCAAGAATCAGCTGCATCTGCTGTTCACCTTGTTATCTCGAGCCTTCCTCCCCCATCAGCAGATTGGGAAGCCCAAAGAACGTCTCTCTATTAACAGAGAACGCTTTAAACCGCTTTTGGAGCATCTTGAAGTGCATTTTACCGATAAAATATCAATAGAGGAAGCCGCCAAATCAGTAAATCTGAATCCCTATCATTTCTGCAAAACTTTCAAAAAGCTGACTGGACGTACGTTTGTGGATTATGTAAATGTATGCCGTATGGATGAGGCTGAACGGCTGCTGCTGGAAACACACCTTAGTGTAACCGAAATCGCCGGCACGGTGGGCTGTGACAATCCGAATTATTTTACCAAACTATATAAGCAATACAAAGGGCTGACTCCCTCGCAAGCCAGAAAATAA
- a CDS encoding DUF3221 domain-containing protein, with product MNIVGLNEDIQDVFAERYIADTYVLHNVEYTIHELETAQKLLEEHNLYLKQNVYGSSIDVIGNRLAITMPDSSETTAKPEIEKLIDPNMVSYTIEKLGQPHVVGEIVEVESIDNHLRILILEPGKEMPTYWFSFNDRSELYNEAEKEIHFSDLEKGQQVKLWSTGTILESLPAQATVRRLEVDLSDL from the coding sequence GTGAATATCGTTGGCCTGAATGAAGATATCCAAGATGTCTTCGCAGAGCGTTATATTGCCGACACTTATGTATTGCATAATGTAGAGTACACGATTCATGAACTTGAAACGGCTCAGAAGCTTTTGGAGGAGCATAATCTTTACCTTAAGCAAAATGTATACGGTTCTTCAATCGATGTCATCGGAAACAGATTGGCTATTACAATGCCTGATAGTAGTGAAACTACGGCCAAACCGGAAATCGAGAAGCTGATAGATCCAAATATGGTGAGCTATACTATCGAAAAGTTAGGTCAGCCGCATGTAGTTGGGGAGATTGTAGAAGTCGAAAGTATAGATAACCACCTGCGAATACTCATCCTAGAACCGGGCAAAGAAATGCCTACTTACTGGTTTTCTTTCAATGACCGATCAGAATTGTACAATGAAGCAGAAAAAGAGATTCATTTCTCCGATTTAGAAAAGGGTCAGCAGGTTAAGCTGTGGAGTACAGGGACCATTCTAGAATCATTGCCAGCTCAGGCGACGGTCAGAAGGCTGGAAGTAGATTTGTCAGACCTATAA
- a CDS encoding Gfo/Idh/MocA family protein, translating into MEKVKVGIIGCGKISSIYMENCQKFEILDLVACADMDLARAQEQANQYNIPKVLTTEELLSDPEIKIVINLTIPAAHAEVTLKALHAGKHVYVEKPLAVTKEEGQSVLELAKEKGLLVGSAPETFLGAGIQTALKLINEGGIGLPIAATAFMMGRGHEHWHPDPEFYYATGGGPMFDMGPYYLTALVQLLGPIQTIAGMTGKALTERTITSEKKFGQKIPVNIPTHIAGTLQFENGAIGTLITSFDVFGGSDLPFIEIYGTEGSIQVPDPNTFGGPVKVRRMGDAEWSEQPLLPGYDQNTRGIGPADMAYAIQKGRPHRASAELAYHVLEAMWAFHESSDSRTYYEMKSTCTRPAALPIELAPYTLD; encoded by the coding sequence ATGGAAAAGGTGAAAGTCGGTATCATTGGGTGCGGTAAAATTAGCAGTATATATATGGAGAACTGTCAGAAGTTCGAAATACTCGATCTTGTAGCGTGTGCCGACATGGATCTTGCCAGAGCACAGGAGCAAGCGAATCAATACAATATCCCCAAAGTTCTTACAACTGAAGAGTTGCTGAGCGACCCGGAAATCAAGATTGTGATCAATTTGACGATACCTGCAGCCCATGCAGAGGTTACCTTAAAAGCTCTCCATGCCGGGAAACATGTTTATGTGGAAAAGCCGCTTGCTGTTACTAAGGAGGAAGGTCAAAGCGTATTGGAATTGGCCAAGGAGAAGGGTTTATTAGTAGGGAGTGCGCCGGAAACCTTCTTAGGAGCTGGAATTCAGACTGCACTAAAGCTTATTAATGAGGGGGGAATCGGGCTTCCTATAGCAGCCACTGCATTCATGATGGGGCGAGGACATGAGCATTGGCACCCGGATCCGGAGTTTTATTATGCGACAGGCGGGGGACCGATGTTCGATATGGGACCTTATTACTTAACCGCTCTAGTCCAACTGCTCGGTCCGATTCAGACCATTGCCGGGATGACCGGTAAGGCTCTTACGGAACGAACGATTACTAGCGAGAAGAAATTCGGCCAAAAGATACCCGTAAATATTCCTACTCACATTGCAGGAACCCTGCAATTCGAGAATGGAGCGATCGGCACACTAATTACAAGCTTTGATGTCTTCGGTGGCAGCGACTTACCCTTTATCGAAATCTATGGTACGGAAGGCTCGATACAGGTGCCAGATCCGAATACCTTCGGTGGACCTGTGAAGGTTCGCCGTATGGGTGATGCTGAATGGTCCGAACAACCTTTACTTCCGGGGTATGACCAGAATACCCGTGGAATTGGTCCAGCGGATATGGCCTATGCTATTCAGAAGGGACGTCCGCATCGTGCAAGTGCCGAGCTTGCTTACCATGTACTTGAGGCCATGTGGGCTTTTCATGAATCATCTGATTCCCGTACTTATTATGAGATGAAGAGCACATGTACCCGGCCAGCAGCGTTGCCAATAGAACTTGCACCGTATACTTTGGACTAA
- a CDS encoding ThuA domain-containing protein: MKKSLIVWGGWDGHDPEQVADIFAGILRQDGFEVEVSNTLEAFDDAEKLLGLDLIVPVWTMGEIDQVRVDNVSAAVQNGTGLAGCHGGMCDSFRTNVDWQFMTGGQWVAHPGNDGVKYTVEIKGSSSSLVEGIEDFSLATEQYYLHVDPAVEVLATTRFPVAEGPHALNKAVDMPVIWTKRWGVGRVYYNSLGHQADIVEIPQVKELMRRGLLWAAEGKENALRGEKDGAALGHVYTGMADNQ, from the coding sequence ATGAAAAAATCGTTGATTGTATGGGGTGGCTGGGATGGGCATGATCCAGAACAGGTAGCGGATATCTTTGCCGGCATTCTGCGTCAAGATGGCTTTGAAGTTGAGGTTTCGAATACCTTAGAGGCTTTCGATGATGCGGAAAAGCTGCTTGGACTTGACCTTATTGTTCCAGTCTGGACGATGGGTGAGATTGATCAAGTGCGGGTAGATAACGTATCGGCAGCAGTTCAAAACGGAACAGGACTTGCGGGTTGTCACGGCGGGATGTGTGACTCCTTCCGTACGAATGTAGACTGGCAGTTTATGACCGGAGGTCAGTGGGTAGCCCACCCTGGGAATGATGGAGTGAAATATACCGTAGAGATTAAAGGAAGCTCTAGCTCGCTGGTTGAGGGAATCGAAGACTTTTCTCTCGCAACCGAGCAATACTATCTTCATGTAGACCCTGCTGTGGAAGTTCTAGCAACCACTCGTTTTCCCGTGGCAGAAGGTCCGCATGCACTGAACAAAGCTGTGGATATGCCGGTGATTTGGACGAAACGTTGGGGCGTAGGCCGTGTATATTACAACTCTCTTGGACACCAAGCTGATATAGTTGAAATCCCTCAGGTTAAGGAGTTGATGCGCAGAGGTTTGCTTTGGGCTGCTGAGGGCAAAGAAAATGCTCTGCGAGGCGAGAAGGACGGCGCGGCTTTAGGTCATGTATACACGGGTATGGCTGACAATCAATAG
- a CDS encoding Gfo/Idh/MocA family protein: MKKQRIGMIGYKFMGKAHSNAYRSLPMFFPKAPKLDMAVICGRNEEAVGQAAEQLGWAESMTDWRELLAREDIDVIDINAPSDAHKEITLAAVKAGKHIFCEKPLALTLADSREMLQAAEEAGIAHMVGFNYRFSPAVRLAKKLVESGRLGKIYHFRACFLQDWIIDPDFPLVWRLQKEIAGSGSHGDLGAHLIDLAHFLVGDVKEVIGMSETFIKERPIAAEMTGLSAKGSKDGPRGEVTVDDATLFLARFDNGAMGNFEATRFAAGHRSTNAFEINGSLGSVKFDFERMNELEVYFTSDEEDVQGFRRVLVTDPAHAYAEAWWPPGHTIGFEHTFIHEMLEFSTAIEEGRLPEPNFRDGVKCQAVLEAVERSIDERRWVQLSEM; the protein is encoded by the coding sequence ATGAAGAAGCAACGTATCGGAATGATCGGTTATAAATTTATGGGTAAGGCACATAGCAATGCTTATCGAAGCTTGCCTATGTTTTTTCCAAAGGCACCCAAACTGGACATGGCGGTGATCTGTGGGCGCAATGAGGAAGCTGTAGGACAAGCAGCAGAGCAGCTGGGCTGGGCTGAAAGTATGACCGATTGGAGAGAATTACTCGCCAGAGAGGATATCGATGTAATTGATATTAATGCCCCTAGTGATGCGCATAAGGAAATTACGCTGGCAGCCGTTAAGGCTGGGAAACATATTTTTTGTGAAAAGCCGTTAGCGCTTACATTGGCAGATTCTCGTGAGATGCTGCAGGCTGCAGAAGAAGCGGGTATCGCGCACATGGTGGGCTTCAACTATCGTTTCTCTCCAGCGGTGAGACTGGCGAAGAAGCTGGTGGAGAGTGGCCGACTCGGCAAAATCTATCACTTTAGAGCTTGTTTTCTGCAGGACTGGATTATCGACCCGGACTTTCCGCTTGTCTGGAGATTGCAAAAGGAGATTGCAGGTTCAGGCTCACACGGTGATCTTGGAGCTCATCTAATTGATCTTGCGCATTTTCTCGTGGGTGATGTGAAAGAGGTTATCGGGATGAGTGAGACCTTCATTAAGGAACGTCCGATAGCGGCTGAGATGACCGGCTTAAGTGCTAAAGGAAGCAAAGATGGTCCGCGAGGGGAAGTCACAGTAGACGATGCTACACTTTTTCTCGCCCGTTTTGATAATGGAGCTATGGGTAACTTTGAAGCTACCCGGTTTGCCGCAGGGCATAGATCAACCAATGCCTTTGAAATTAACGGCAGCCTGGGCAGTGTGAAATTTGATTTCGAACGTATGAATGAGCTTGAGGTATACTTCACTTCGGATGAAGAAGATGTACAAGGCTTCCGCCGTGTGCTTGTAACGGATCCGGCACATGCCTACGCCGAGGCTTGGTGGCCGCCAGGACATACCATTGGCTTCGAGCACACGTTTATTCACGAAATGCTGGAGTTCTCCACGGCTATTGAAGAAGGTCGTTTGCCTGAGCCGAATTTTCGAGATGGGGTAAAATGTCAGGCTGTTCTTGAAGCCGTAGAGCGTTCAATTGATGAAAGACGTTGGGTGCAGCTGTCTGAAATGTAA
- a CDS encoding LacI family DNA-binding transcriptional regulator — protein MIAIASRKEVAELAGVSEATVSRVLNNVGPLKEETKQKVLAAAKELGYVPSSLARSFARKRSGNLGVVMPYLPKARLFSAYYFSEILSGIGSKAREEGYDLLMLFRDPDGTLDYSGMFGMRKIDGCIILGAKDEPEELHALRHIRDEGQPFCVINQHFEGEGFFEVDADHEVGSWQAVKHLIQQGHRKIAFLNGPPEYSNSRDRHNGYVRALKEEGLEWDSTLQFKGNFSRRSGIQAAAGMVAVLDRIDAIFAANDRMAIGLQQGFREQGIPDQRIPAIVGYDDSDAAELTNPALSSVRVPFYQLGEIAASRVLQMMEDGTSSELLREPKQIKLPTELVVRASSSP, from the coding sequence ATGATTGCTATCGCCAGCCGTAAAGAGGTTGCTGAGCTAGCCGGAGTATCGGAAGCTACAGTCTCCCGTGTGTTAAATAACGTTGGCCCTCTTAAGGAGGAGACGAAACAAAAGGTTCTTGCGGCAGCCAAAGAGTTGGGATATGTTCCAAGCTCCCTAGCACGCAGCTTTGCACGTAAACGAAGTGGAAACCTCGGCGTAGTCATGCCGTATTTGCCCAAAGCAAGGCTTTTCTCAGCGTATTATTTCTCAGAGATCTTAAGTGGAATCGGCAGTAAGGCAAGAGAAGAAGGCTATGATTTGCTCATGCTTTTCCGTGACCCCGATGGAACATTGGATTATTCGGGAATGTTCGGGATGCGAAAGATAGACGGCTGTATTATCTTAGGAGCTAAGGATGAACCTGAGGAATTGCATGCTCTTCGTCATATAAGAGATGAGGGCCAACCCTTTTGTGTAATCAATCAGCATTTTGAGGGTGAGGGCTTCTTCGAGGTAGATGCAGACCACGAAGTGGGCAGTTGGCAGGCAGTCAAGCATTTGATCCAGCAGGGTCATCGTAAGATTGCATTCCTTAATGGGCCGCCGGAATACTCTAATAGCCGTGACCGTCACAACGGTTATGTTCGGGCTCTGAAGGAAGAAGGGCTGGAATGGGACTCAACCTTACAATTCAAGGGTAACTTTAGTAGACGAAGCGGAATTCAGGCAGCAGCAGGAATGGTTGCGGTACTGGACAGAATTGATGCGATCTTTGCAGCCAATGACCGAATGGCTATTGGTTTGCAGCAGGGCTTCAGAGAACAGGGGATTCCCGACCAACGTATCCCGGCCATCGTCGGATATGATGATTCGGACGCAGCAGAGCTTACCAACCCTGCTTTAAGCAGTGTGCGTGTTCCTTTCTATCAGTTGGGTGAAATTGCAGCATCCCGCGTCCTTCAGATGATGGAGGATGGAACTTCTAGTGAACTCTTGCGGGAACCTAAACAAATCAAACTGCCCACCGAACTTGTCGTTCGTGCATCATCTAGTCCATAG